The DNA window ATTATTGTATTGCTGTAGGTAATAAAGCACAAGAAAGTTATGTTTCTTTTATAAATGAGTTTGTAACAAATGTATTACTTTCTAATGATACTATTAGTTCATATAAGCATTTTGCAGAATATGCTTATAAGGCTGGTAAGGTGAAAGATGTACTTAATATAGAGACTTGGCGATATATTTTTGAAGCATTTTATTACACTGCTTGGAATTGGGATAAAGATACCATTAATCAATACTTTGATAAGTTAATACAATTATATTTTAAGTTATATGAGGTAGAATATGGTAGAGATTCTTTTTCAGAAATATTATTTAAAACTCTTAATATATTTTTACGTTCAGTTTTAAGTTATGAGTTAAAATCAGCTTTTTTTTCCATGCTAAAATCACTTAACTCTTTAAAGATTAATAAAAGTTATTCAGGTAATGTTGATTATTATATATTTCAAAAAAGGATTATTGATATTCTAATAAATTTAGGATATATAGAACTTGATAAAGAGATAAGCGAAGGTTTGACTGATATTGAATATGTTAAGGACTATGATTTTGACACATATAATAAGATTTATTCAGTAATAAAAGCTGTATGTATTAATTATATGGATATATTGGAAGATAATAGTGCCAAATATGATTTAAAAGTATATCTAGAGCAGGTTAATGATATTAAAAGGGTTGTAGATAAAATTATTGATCTTTATAGTCATGATAAGCTATATAATTATGATGCTGAAGAAGATACAAAAGTTTTTTTTAATGACGAACAACTATTATCTAATGAGTACTTAGAAGAAGCTATAAATACTAATAGTATAGGTGTAGTTCGATTATGTAAAGTACTTAAAAGTGAATAAGAATAATATTTGAGAAGGAATAGCATATTTTATATACTCTCTATAAAGTAATAAAGCAGGATGCCAATACGAATATACTTATGCATTGGTTATCCTGCTTTTATATTGATTCTAAGCTATTAGTACTAAAATTTAATTTCGTGGCCAAATTTTTAGTGCTATTTCAGCGAAGTCCTCTTGGCGTTTTACGATTGTAAATGTAGTCCAGTCATCAATTGAGACTAGGTCACGAGTCATTTTAATTTCAGATTTCTTATAGATTTCTTTCTTTTTATCGAAGCCTTTGTTCTTGGCTCTATTGTTATATTCTTGGCCTAATAGAGTTAGATTACCTAAACGCCATAGGTATGTTTCATGGTCCTCATCATTGAAGTTGATCCATTCATCATTAATCTTTTTAGGAAGAATATGTTCGACATGAACGCGGTTTGAGTCATCTACAATTTTTGTTTCGTTAATATCAAAGTTATTTATCTTACGAAGTAAATAGCGAATGACGGCATTTTTCCTGGAGTTGAAGATTCTGAAATTATTGATGAATTCCTCATCTGATACCATAAGAGAATATAGTTTTTTTAGGATATCATCTTTTGTTGGCTTTTTGCTAGATGCGCTATCACTATTAGGTGGCCAAGTTTTATCGCTAATACTTCTAGCGATTTGTGCAAATACAAGTTCGTATTTATTTGCAACAAGTCCTGAAACAACAAAGTTACGAACTACTAGTGTTTCTATTGCTTTCAAAACCTCATTTATATCTTCTTCAGAGTAGTTTTGTAATCTTAAGGCAAAGATTATAGGTATATATGAGGATGCATCTAGTTTTTGCATCTCAATAAGACGTTCGTTCAGCTCAGTTAAATCAAAGTCTTTGTTATCATCAGGGTGTAGTATTGCTGCACACACTTTGGATAAAGAGCGTAAATTTGATAATAATGTATTAACATCAGACTGTGATGTTATATCTGTACGTAATGCTTTGAATAAATCTTTTTCTCGAGCAAAGCGCTTTGTACTGTTCCAATAGTAGCGAATAAATTTTGTTGGATCTATATTATCAAGATTATCAATAATGGTATTCCAAGTTTCAGTAGCACTAGGTAAGTCATTTTGTGCCATACGAAGAATATGATTCTTTAATAAGTCTGCAGTTTCTAGTGCTTTACCGCGAGCGTTGAGTGATTCGAAGATTATATATGCTTCATTGATATCGTCAGTCTCGACAGTCATAAGGATAAACTGATTGATTAAGGTTTGGTATAGTTTATTTAGTGCTTTGTATTGATTAGACTCATTATTTTTAAGAAATTCATCTACCTTCCCATTAAAGAATTTACTTGCATAGAAGATATTGTAGTTAGATGGTTTAAGTTTCTTTTTATCAAATTTTTTGTCGCTATAATCAATGGCTCCACGTTTTTGGACATATTCAAAGAAGAACTCTTTATCAACACCACCCATAGATAAATACTGCTCTCGCTTGCTTTCAGATATGCGGCCAATATATTTAGCATTAATATCTTCGGAGTCGTCATTTGCATCATTATTGTTTGTTGAATCGGCAATTTCTTTAAATTTAGTTCGTAGAATATCTAGGAAGATAATTGTTGTTGAGATACGTTGCTGGCCATCAATAATATAGCGTTTACCATCTTCCTTATTCTTATGAATAACAACCTGTCCAAGAAAGTGCTCATCATGTGTATTTTCTTCGTAAATTTGTTCCAAGTCTAGCCAAAAGTCATCCAATTGAGTCTCTTCCCAAGAATAGCCCCTTTGATATTCTGGAATATAAAGCTTTTCGTTCCCTAAAAAAGAACCTAGTTTTGTTAGATTTGAGTTAATAATCCCCATATTACTACCCCCATATACAATAAATACGTTTCTTATAAATATTAGATCATACTTTGAGGTAGAGATCAAATTATTAGTTAATCATGCATCTTTGTTATTTTTAAATTTTTCATGAATGTGTTATTGTTATATTGATAATGAGTTAATTGCACAGTCTTCTATTCAGAGGTATTATGTGTAATCAAACGAGTTACGTATATTGTTATTAGTTTTAATAGAATAGCGAAACGTTTAGGCTTTAACGAGTTAGTGCGTTTCTTTGGATATGAATATGGTTCAATCAATAGAGCGTGGTATTGAGATACTCAAGTTGTTAGAGGCGGGCCCTCTTGGTGTGACTGAGTTAGCGAATGCGACGGCGTTGCCGAAGACAACGGTTCATCGGTTGCTCAAGACCTTTGAGGCCCATCATTGGGTTGAGTTTAATGGAGCCAAGAAGTATCAGTTATCTTGGGGTGTTTTGCCTATGGCCAAGTCCTTTCTTACGTCTTTGGATGTGCGTGCCATTGCGCAGCCGTATATGGTGGCCATTCGTGATCAGTTGCAGCAATCCGTGAATTTGTTCTTGGCACAGGGCGATTATCGCATCTGCATCGAGCGCGTTGCGGCGGATAAGCCGTTGCGTCATGACATTAAGATTGGCACGGTGTACCCTATCTTTAAAGGGGCGGCCGGCAAGATTTTTGGGGCCTATCTAGGGGATTTCAAGGATGCTGATATGAGTGCTGGTGAAAGCTCCCAAATTCGTCATGATGGGTATGTGGTAACCCGAGGCAGTCGTGTACCTGATGCGGCATCCATCGCAGTGCCCATCTTCTCTTTTGGCAATAAGCTAGAGGCAGTGATGACCATCTCTGGTCCTATAGGGGACTATACGGAAGAACGCGTCAAAGAGTATCTATCTGTCATGATGGCATTAGGTCAAACCATTTCCAAACAGATGGGGGCGACCTTATAAATTTATTTTTACCCCTTTTATGGAATGGCATTCCATTATATGGAACAATCATTAGTGTATTAATAGACAAATAAATAGAAAGATAGATAAATAAATAAAAACAGGTTATTAGATACAGGTTTCATAAGGCTTGTGTTTGTAGTTATATGAATTTATGCTTTATAGTGTGTATGTTGGAGGTAGAAATGAGTCAGCTTTTACAAGAAATCGAATCATTAAGACAGCCTATGAAGGAGCTGAACGATTTCATTTTCGATCATCCTGAGCTTGGGAACGAAGAGTTCCAAGCCCATGAGTTGTTGACGAATTTGTTGGAGAAGGAAGGTTTCACCGTAGACCGCGAGGTGAGTGGTCTTAAGACTGCCTTTAGAGCGGTGTACCACGTAAATGGTGGCGGCCCTAAGATTGGCCTACTTTGCGAGTATGATGCCCTTGAAGGTTTGGGTCATGCGTGTGGTCATAACTTACAAGGCCCATCCATCTGTACGGCTGCGATTGCTTTAAAACGTACGTTACAAGCACCTTGCACGTTAGTTGTGTACGGTACGCCTGCAGAGGAAACAGCAAGCGGCAAGCTCGTTATGGCTCGTGAAGGCGTGTTTGATGATTTAGACCTTGCTTTCATGATGCACGGCAGTGACACGACGACGGTAGATGGCAAGTCCTTGGCGCTAAATCTTGTGAACATCAAGTTCCACGGCAAGTCTGCTCATGCGGCAATTGCGCCAGAAAAGGGTATTAGCGCATTAGATGCAGTATTGTTGTTCTTTAACGGCATGGAGTACTTGCGTGAGCACGTGCCGACAGAGGTTCGCATGCATGGTATCATCACTGACGGCGGCAAGGCGGCGAACATCGTTCCAGATTATGCGTGTACTCAATGGTATATTCGTTCCTCTAGTCGCATTCGTCTCGATGAGATTGTGGAGCGCGTGAAAAATGTAGCTCAAGGGGCAGCTTTACAGGTCGGAGCTACCATGGAATGGGAAGAGGTTAAGGCGTACGACAACAAAGTTAATGTACAAACCTTGAATGATATACTTTTAAAAAATGCAGAAAAAGTAGGAGCCCCAGAGATTTCTGAGCCTCGTAAGGTGACGGGATCTACCGATTTCTCTAGCGTTACGTTCCGAGTGCCAGGTGCTTGCTTGCGCGTGAAATTTGTAGGCAAAGGCGTGACTAGCCATTCTCAAGAATGGTTAGTCAATGGTAAAAGCCAGCTCGCTGAGGATGCTATCATGTATGGTGCAAAGGGCATTGCTTTATCTGTAGAAGAAATCCTTGAAACGCCAGGCTTGTTAGAAAAAATCAAAGAAGATTTCAAGCAAGCAAAGGAAAACTTCTAATTATTGTGTTGTAAATGGAGGGAACATGTATGAATTTGTTAGTTTGTTTATTGGTTATTGCCATAACGGGAACGCTAGTTATTAAGAAGTTTAAAGCGCAAACCGTATTGTTGTTGGGCGGTCTTATTATGATGTTCGCGGCGTACTTGTTAGGCTATACAACATCCTTCGTAGATGCGAAGAAGGCTACAGGTGTTCTTTTCTTTGATGCTTTTGAATTCATTAACATTACTACTGCGAAAGATGCGGCCAATCTTGGCCTCATGATCATGACTTGTACTGGTTTTGCGAAATACATGGACCACATCGGTGCTAGCTCTCGCCTCGTTGTAACGGCTATTAAGCCCCTTGGTAAAATGAAATCTGCATACCTAGTAATGGCGCTTACCTTTATCCTCAATATGTTCATGTCCCTTGTAATTCCAAGTGCTTCTGGTCTTGCGATGCTCATGATGGTGACAATCTTCCCTATCCTTGTGCGTTTAGGTGTTAGTCCTGTTGGTGCTGCAGCAGCTGTTGCTACAGGTCACTTACTCGACATCGGTCCTGCCTCTGCTACTACATTACTCGTATCCAAAACTGTAAACATGCCTGTTCATGAATACTTTGTAGATTATCAGTTGAAAGTATATATTATCTGTGGCTTGATGGCGGCTATTGCTCATTTCGTATGGCAAAAATACTTAGATAAAAAATCTGGTCATGTTCCTACAGAATATGTTGA is part of the Veillonella sp. genome and encodes:
- a CDS encoding IclR family transcriptional regulator gives rise to the protein MAKSFLTSLDVRAIAQPYMVAIRDQLQQSVNLFLAQGDYRICIERVAADKPLRHDIKIGTVYPIFKGAAGKIFGAYLGDFKDADMSAGESSQIRHDGYVVTRGSRVPDAASIAVPIFSFGNKLEAVMTISGPIGDYTEERVKEYLSVMMALGQTISKQMGATL
- a CDS encoding M20 family metallopeptidase, whose translation is MSQLLQEIESLRQPMKELNDFIFDHPELGNEEFQAHELLTNLLEKEGFTVDREVSGLKTAFRAVYHVNGGGPKIGLLCEYDALEGLGHACGHNLQGPSICTAAIALKRTLQAPCTLVVYGTPAEETASGKLVMAREGVFDDLDLAFMMHGSDTTTVDGKSLALNLVNIKFHGKSAHAAIAPEKGISALDAVLLFFNGMEYLREHVPTEVRMHGIITDGGKAANIVPDYACTQWYIRSSSRIRLDEIVERVKNVAQGAALQVGATMEWEEVKAYDNKVNVQTLNDILLKNAEKVGAPEISEPRKVTGSTDFSSVTFRVPGACLRVKFVGKGVTSHSQEWLVNGKSQLAEDAIMYGAKGIALSVEEILETPGLLEKIKEDFKQAKENF
- the dcuC gene encoding C4-dicarboxylate transporter DcuC, which gives rise to MNLLVCLLVIAITGTLVIKKFKAQTVLLLGGLIMMFAAYLLGYTTSFVDAKKATGVLFFDAFEFINITTAKDAANLGLMIMTCTGFAKYMDHIGASSRLVVTAIKPLGKMKSAYLVMALTFILNMFMSLVIPSASGLAMLMMVTIFPILVRLGVSPVGAAAAVATGHLLDIGPASATTLLVSKTVNMPVHEYFVDYQLKVYIICGLMAAIAHFVWQKYLDKKSGHVPTEYVEAHKSDELEVGPLPYIFLPLLPLIFILGFSDYGIQGVKMNVNLAMFLSLFIAMGCELIRHRDFRKMAASIQTFFKGMGDQFANTVTLIVAGETFAFGLTSLGIVKEFVAAIQGLAISADVVGVIVSTIITGLSIVMGSGVASMFAFAPLVPNFAADLGGNATTILLGMQNAASVGRLLSPISAVMIAVAGIANISSFDLVKRTSVPVIVTFITSTIAILLIH
- a CDS encoding DUF262 domain-containing protein; translation: MGIINSNLTKLGSFLGNEKLYIPEYQRGYSWEETQLDDFWLDLEQIYEENTHDEHFLGQVVIHKNKEDGKRYIIDGQQRISTTIIFLDILRTKFKEIADSTNNNDANDDSEDINAKYIGRISESKREQYLSMGGVDKEFFFEYVQKRGAIDYSDKKFDKKKLKPSNYNIFYASKFFNGKVDEFLKNNESNQYKALNKLYQTLINQFILMTVETDDINEAYIIFESLNARGKALETADLLKNHILRMAQNDLPSATETWNTIIDNLDNIDPTKFIRYYWNSTKRFAREKDLFKALRTDITSQSDVNTLLSNLRSLSKVCAAILHPDDNKDFDLTELNERLIEMQKLDASSYIPIIFALRLQNYSEEDINEVLKAIETLVVRNFVVSGLVANKYELVFAQIARSISDKTWPPNSDSASSKKPTKDDILKKLYSLMVSDEEFINNFRIFNSRKNAVIRYLLRKINNFDINETKIVDDSNRVHVEHILPKKINDEWINFNDEDHETYLWRLGNLTLLGQEYNNRAKNKGFDKKKEIYKKSEIKMTRDLVSIDDWTTFTIVKRQEDFAEIALKIWPRN